A section of the Pimelobacter simplex genome encodes:
- the flgK gene encoding flagellar hook-associated protein FlgK: MAGSFGSIGTALSGLRYNQVLLDVAGNNISNADTEGYVRRRVVGSSVSSAVPALWSRYDGHGEGVTVGEVRRMVDPLLDARVRREHGMLSYLQTTSTVLSRVEEGIGEPGANGVHAAMLDFRNAWQDLATNPGGAAARQQVLGRAETLAQALRVQVSNIAGEEADQQVHLTSLVSEVNTAATDLAALNRSILVTEANGTDAGTLRDRRDVLALRLSELTGATTTVRPDGQFDVSVAGSPLVSGDTASTFTIDPAATYGGAVGAVRNLLTTTLPAYRAGLDAVAADLANAVNAQHALGFDANGNPGGAFFTFDPAVGASSLQVAITDPNLVAASSLGGTARNGDNADALSRVGTYADAYQKLVNGFGTQVAAVGRQTANQAALTGSLDDAWEQQAGVNLDEETVTMLTAQRAYEAAARLLTTLDEVLDTLINRTGIVGR; this comes from the coding sequence ATGGCCGGCTCGTTCGGCTCCATCGGCACCGCGCTGTCGGGCCTGCGCTACAACCAGGTCCTTCTCGACGTCGCGGGCAACAACATCTCCAACGCCGACACCGAGGGCTACGTCCGGCGTCGGGTGGTCGGCTCGTCCGTCAGCAGCGCGGTCCCCGCCCTGTGGTCGCGGTACGACGGCCACGGCGAGGGCGTCACCGTCGGCGAGGTCCGCCGCATGGTCGACCCGCTCCTCGACGCCCGGGTCCGGCGCGAGCACGGCATGCTGTCCTACCTGCAGACCACCAGCACGGTGCTGTCGCGGGTCGAGGAGGGCATCGGCGAGCCCGGTGCCAACGGCGTGCACGCCGCGATGCTCGACTTCCGCAATGCCTGGCAGGACCTGGCCACCAACCCCGGTGGCGCCGCCGCGCGCCAGCAGGTGCTCGGCCGGGCCGAGACGCTCGCCCAGGCGCTGCGGGTCCAGGTCTCCAACATCGCCGGCGAGGAGGCCGACCAGCAGGTCCACCTGACCAGCCTGGTTAGCGAGGTCAACACCGCCGCGACCGACCTCGCCGCGCTCAACCGCAGCATCCTCGTCACCGAGGCCAACGGGACCGACGCGGGCACCCTGCGCGACCGGCGCGACGTGCTCGCGCTGCGCCTGTCCGAGCTGACCGGCGCGACCACGACCGTGCGCCCCGACGGGCAGTTCGACGTCTCGGTGGCCGGCTCGCCCCTCGTCAGCGGTGACACGGCCAGCACGTTCACGATCGACCCCGCCGCGACGTACGGCGGCGCGGTCGGCGCCGTGCGCAACCTGCTCACGACCACCCTCCCGGCGTACCGGGCCGGGCTGGACGCGGTCGCCGCCGACCTCGCCAACGCCGTGAACGCCCAGCACGCACTGGGTTTCGACGCCAACGGCAACCCGGGCGGGGCGTTCTTCACGTTCGACCCGGCCGTCGGTGCCTCCAGCCTCCAGGTCGCGATCACCGACCCCAACCTGGTCGCCGCGTCCTCGCTCGGCGGCACCGCCCGCAACGGCGACAACGCCGACGCGCTCAGCCGCGTGGGCACCTACGCCGACGCGTACCAGAAGCTCGTCAACGGCTTCGGCACCCAGGTCGCCGCCGTCGGCCGGCAGACCGCCAACCAGGCCGCCCTGACCGGCTCCCTCGACGACGCGTGGGAGCAGCAGGCCGGCGTCAACCTCGACGAGGAGACGGTCACCATGCTGACCGCGCAGCGTGCCTACGAGGCCGCCGCACGGCTGCTGACCACGCTCGACGAGGTCCTGGACACGCTGATCAACCGCACCGGCATCGTCGGTCGCTAG
- a CDS encoding SDR family oxidoreductase, translating into MSPAVPGLMAPDDIAAAVLYLASDAAASVTGANLVVDRGTLW; encoded by the coding sequence ATGTCCCCGGCCGTGCCGGGGTTGATGGCTCCCGACGACATCGCGGCAGCGGTGCTCTACCTGGCCTCGGACGCGGCCGCGTCCGTCACCGGCGCGAACCTCGTCGTCGACCGCGGCACCCTGTGGTGA
- the flgN gene encoding flagellar export chaperone FlgN has product MDRLSQILWRERELLELLAYKLEVERLVLASGRTRWLVNATREIEVLLEDLRATEVLRATAADEAAEQLGLTPNPSLAALAEAAEEPWRGILLDHRDALVGVAREIAETSEDAKGLITAGYRSARETLLAIGGTSTASYSAAGAAVADAPRSHLLDRSL; this is encoded by the coding sequence ATGGACAGGCTGTCGCAGATCCTGTGGCGCGAGCGGGAGCTCCTCGAGCTCCTGGCGTACAAGCTCGAGGTCGAACGCCTCGTGCTCGCCAGCGGCCGGACCCGATGGCTGGTCAACGCCACCCGCGAGATCGAGGTCCTGCTCGAGGACCTCCGCGCGACCGAGGTGCTGCGGGCGACCGCCGCCGACGAGGCTGCCGAGCAGCTCGGCCTCACCCCGAACCCGTCCCTGGCCGCCCTCGCCGAGGCCGCCGAGGAGCCGTGGCGCGGCATCCTGCTCGATCACCGCGACGCCCTCGTCGGGGTGGCACGCGAGATCGCGGAGACCTCCGAGGACGCCAAGGGCCTGATCACCGCGGGCTACCGCTCGGCCCGCGAGACGCTCCTGGCCATCGGCGGTACGTCGACCGCGAGCTACTCCGCGGCCGGTGCCGCGGTCGCCGACGCGCCCCGCTCGCACCTGCTGGACCGGAGCCTCTGA
- a CDS encoding chemotaxis protein CheA, giving the protein MDDDAEIIAEFLVESHENLDQLDRDLVELERQPDSRERLSSIFRTIHTIKGTSGFLAFNRLEALTHVGETLLSRLRDGETVMTPPIAEALLSMVDTVRALLGAIEQSGTDVDPTVAVDPVVAVLEGLLAEPEPEVQPAPEAQPAPEPAPVAVEPEPEPVVAAPEPTEPAEPAEPAEPTEPEPERRTVVDASVRVDVDLLDDLVDLVGELVLTRNQLLQRSLGSADVELVRASQRLDLVASELQESVMKTRMQPIGQVWSKLPRVVRDLSHQLGREVELVMDGHETELDRSLLEAVKDPLTHLVRNSLDHGIEPPDVRRAAGKPAKGTLSLRAYHESGQVVVEIADDGKGIDPAKIGAIAVERGIITRDQLARMDQRDVLGLIFRPGFSTAAAVSNISGRGVGMDVVRTNIERIGGSVDVSSEPGTGTTTRVRIPLTLAIIPALVVGEGGERYAIPQANLVELVRIEGDDVRRQVERIAGAAVLRLRGKLLPLVSLAETLGGAQPAPDEALTVVVLQSDDLRFGLCVSEVHDTQEIVVKPIGRQLKGLSTYAGATIMGDGRVALILDVAGIAGAAGVTAVQDEAADTRAGVADDRQALLVLEVADGRRAALPLAAVARLEEFARDRVERSGTAEVVQYRDGILPLVRLAAAIGLPDTSDRGEQISVVVHETADAAAGAVGIVIDRVLDVVEVAVTASQVGRRSGVSGSAVVQDRVTDLVDLAAVVARSGVSA; this is encoded by the coding sequence GTGGACGACGACGCCGAGATCATCGCCGAGTTCCTCGTGGAGTCCCACGAGAACCTCGACCAGCTGGACCGTGATCTCGTCGAGCTCGAGCGCCAGCCCGACTCGCGCGAGCGGCTCTCGAGCATCTTCCGCACGATCCACACGATCAAGGGGACGAGCGGCTTCCTGGCGTTCAACCGCCTGGAGGCGCTGACCCACGTCGGCGAGACCCTGCTCTCGCGGCTGCGCGACGGCGAGACGGTGATGACCCCGCCGATCGCCGAGGCGCTCCTGAGCATGGTGGACACGGTCCGCGCGCTGCTCGGCGCCATCGAGCAGAGCGGTACGGACGTCGACCCCACCGTCGCCGTCGACCCGGTCGTCGCGGTGCTGGAGGGGCTGCTCGCCGAGCCCGAGCCCGAGGTCCAGCCCGCGCCCGAGGCCCAGCCCGCGCCCGAGCCCGCGCCGGTCGCCGTCGAGCCGGAGCCCGAGCCCGTCGTCGCCGCCCCCGAGCCGACCGAGCCCGCCGAGCCCGCCGAGCCCGCCGAGCCGACCGAGCCCGAGCCGGAGCGCCGCACCGTCGTCGACGCCTCCGTCCGCGTGGACGTCGACCTCCTCGACGACCTCGTCGACCTGGTCGGCGAGCTCGTCCTGACCCGCAACCAGCTCCTCCAGCGCAGCCTCGGCTCCGCCGACGTCGAGCTCGTGCGCGCCAGCCAGCGCCTCGACCTCGTCGCGAGCGAATTGCAGGAGTCGGTGATGAAGACCCGGATGCAGCCCATCGGCCAGGTCTGGTCCAAGCTCCCGCGCGTCGTGCGGGACCTGTCCCACCAGCTCGGCCGCGAGGTCGAGCTGGTCATGGACGGCCACGAGACCGAGCTCGACCGCAGCCTCCTGGAGGCGGTCAAGGACCCGCTCACCCACCTGGTGCGCAACTCGCTCGACCACGGCATCGAGCCCCCCGACGTACGACGGGCCGCCGGCAAGCCGGCCAAGGGCACGCTGAGCCTGCGCGCCTACCACGAGTCCGGCCAGGTCGTCGTCGAGATCGCGGACGACGGCAAGGGCATCGATCCCGCCAAGATCGGCGCGATCGCCGTCGAGCGCGGGATCATCACGCGCGACCAGCTCGCCCGGATGGACCAGCGCGACGTGCTGGGCCTGATCTTCCGCCCCGGCTTCTCGACGGCCGCCGCGGTCTCCAACATCTCCGGTCGCGGCGTCGGCATGGACGTCGTGCGCACCAACATCGAGCGCATCGGCGGCAGTGTCGACGTGTCCTCCGAGCCCGGCACCGGTACGACGACGCGCGTCCGGATCCCGCTCACGCTGGCGATCATCCCGGCCCTGGTGGTGGGGGAGGGCGGCGAGCGCTACGCGATCCCGCAGGCCAACCTGGTCGAGCTGGTCCGCATCGAGGGCGACGACGTACGCCGCCAGGTGGAGCGGATCGCCGGAGCCGCCGTGCTGCGGCTGCGCGGCAAGCTGCTCCCGCTGGTGTCGTTGGCCGAGACGCTGGGCGGTGCGCAGCCCGCGCCCGACGAGGCGCTGACCGTGGTGGTCCTGCAGTCCGACGACCTGCGCTTCGGCCTGTGCGTCTCGGAGGTGCACGACACCCAGGAGATCGTGGTCAAGCCGATCGGCCGCCAGCTCAAGGGGCTGTCGACGTACGCAGGAGCGACGATCATGGGCGACGGCCGGGTGGCGCTGATCCTCGACGTCGCCGGGATCGCCGGTGCGGCGGGCGTGACCGCCGTCCAGGACGAGGCCGCCGACACCCGGGCCGGCGTGGCCGACGACCGGCAGGCGCTGCTGGTGCTGGAGGTCGCCGACGGCCGGCGTGCCGCGCTGCCGCTGGCGGCCGTGGCCCGGCTCGAGGAGTTCGCCCGCGACCGCGTGGAGCGGAGCGGGACGGCCGAGGTGGTGCAGTACCGCGACGGCATCCTGCCGTTGGTCCGGCTCGCCGCGGCGATCGGCCTGCCCGACACCAGCGACCGCGGCGAGCAGATCAGCGTGGTGGTCCACGAGACGGCCGATGCGGCCGCCGGTGCGGTCGGCATCGTCATCGACCGGGTCCTCGACGTCGTCGAGGTGGCGGTCACCGCCAGCCAGGTCGGCCGGCGCAGCGGCGTCAGCGGCAGCGCCGTCGTCCAGGACCGGGTCACCGACCTGGTCGACCTCGCTGCCGTCGTCGCCCGTTCGGGGGTGTCGGCATGA
- the csrA gene encoding carbon storage regulator CsrA — MLVLSRRVGESVVIGDGSPEAVTITVLEVRGDVVRIGIDAPRSVAVHRAELLAQLADANADAASPSESAVASLSEALRGTEPARD; from the coding sequence GTGCTGGTTCTCTCGCGCCGTGTCGGCGAAAGCGTCGTCATCGGCGACGGATCGCCCGAGGCCGTGACGATCACCGTCCTCGAGGTGCGCGGCGACGTCGTACGGATCGGCATCGACGCCCCCCGCTCGGTCGCCGTCCACCGCGCCGAGCTGTTGGCCCAGCTCGCGGACGCCAACGCCGACGCGGCCTCGCCCTCCGAGAGCGCCGTGGCGTCGCTGAGCGAGGCCCTGCGGGGCACCGAACCCGCACGCGACTGA
- the fliW gene encoding flagellar assembly protein FliW: MIATMDIPVIELAHPMPGFPADERFALVRLDDTGVLHGFRSLDSDDLQFVVVPPAPFFPDYAPEIADEVADELGISSDSADEVLVLLVVRAGATLADTTVNLRAPLVVNPATRRASQVILDDAELPLAAPLVA; the protein is encoded by the coding sequence ATGATCGCGACCATGGACATCCCCGTCATCGAGCTCGCTCACCCGATGCCCGGCTTCCCTGCCGACGAGCGCTTCGCGCTGGTCCGGCTCGACGACACCGGTGTCCTCCACGGGTTCCGCTCGCTCGACAGCGACGACCTGCAGTTCGTCGTCGTCCCGCCGGCGCCGTTCTTCCCGGACTACGCGCCGGAGATCGCCGACGAGGTCGCCGACGAGCTCGGTATCTCGTCCGACTCGGCCGACGAGGTCCTCGTGCTCCTCGTCGTCCGCGCGGGCGCCACGCTCGCGGACACGACGGTCAACCTCCGGGCTCCGCTCGTGGTCAACCCGGCCACCCGGCGCGCCAGCCAGGTGATCCTGGACGACGCCGAGCTGCCCCTGGCGGCACCGCTCGTCGCCTGA
- a CDS encoding response regulator, which translates to MYIVDDHEVVRRGVASLLSTDPELEVVGQTGSASVALREILELRPDVAVLDANLADGTGVDVCREMRAVDPEIKGLILTTYDDPDAISAAILAGASGYVLKKIEGNSLLNGIKLVAGGHSLIDPAVASRVVEQMEMQRRSLDVVCELTPQQRKIFFLIAEGMTNRQIAEQLYLAEKTVKNHVTGLLSRLGLQHRTQAALLAVRLRGAESATTSSPVSTPAAAPAPVVPGGYTAERRVG; encoded by the coding sequence GTGTACATCGTCGACGACCACGAGGTCGTCCGCCGGGGCGTCGCCAGCCTCCTGTCCACGGACCCGGAGCTGGAGGTGGTCGGGCAGACCGGCAGCGCCAGCGTCGCGCTGCGCGAGATCCTCGAGCTGCGGCCGGACGTCGCCGTGCTGGACGCCAACCTCGCCGACGGCACCGGCGTCGACGTGTGCCGCGAGATGCGCGCCGTCGACCCCGAGATCAAGGGCCTCATCCTCACGACGTACGACGACCCGGACGCCATCTCGGCGGCCATCCTCGCCGGCGCCTCGGGCTACGTGCTCAAGAAGATCGAGGGCAACTCGCTGCTCAACGGCATCAAGCTCGTCGCCGGCGGCCACTCGCTCATCGACCCCGCGGTCGCGAGCCGGGTGGTGGAGCAGATGGAGATGCAGCGCCGCTCGCTCGACGTCGTGTGCGAGCTGACCCCGCAGCAGCGCAAGATCTTCTTCCTCATCGCCGAGGGCATGACCAACCGCCAGATCGCCGAGCAGCTCTACCTCGCCGAGAAGACGGTCAAGAACCACGTCACCGGGCTGCTCAGCCGGCTCGGGCTCCAGCACCGCACCCAGGCCGCGCTCCTCGCGGTCCGGCTGCGGGGCGCGGAGAGTGCGACCACGTCGAGCCCGGTCAGCACCCCGGCCGCCGCCCCGGCGCCGGTCGTGCCGGGCGGCTACACCGCCGAGCGCCGCGTGGGCTGA
- the flgL gene encoding flagellar hook-associated protein FlgL, with amino-acid sequence MSIGRVTQRMLTEGSLSHLQQGLGRLARLQEQLSTGKVINRPSDNPTGTTAAMRMRGSMADQTQYSRNAQDGLGWLTQIDSALDSVTSTVRRARDLALQGANASASGQVARDALATEVEGLRKELLSRANTTYLDSPVFGGVTAGRTAYDASGNYVGTVGDVNRRVAEGVVVKVDLDGPAVFGDGATSVFAELDALATALRTGDKTGISNAITTLNTRIETITAGRTAAGTRYQRLEQADQAAGDAKISLDKQLSMVENADLAETTVALKLQEVAYQAALGATSRVLQPSLIDFLR; translated from the coding sequence ATGAGCATCGGGCGCGTCACCCAGCGGATGCTGACCGAGGGATCGCTGAGCCACCTCCAGCAGGGCCTCGGCCGGCTGGCCCGGCTGCAGGAGCAGCTGTCCACCGGCAAGGTCATCAACCGGCCCTCCGACAACCCCACCGGGACCACCGCCGCGATGCGGATGCGCGGCTCGATGGCGGACCAGACGCAGTACTCCCGCAACGCGCAGGACGGCCTCGGCTGGCTGACCCAGATCGACAGCGCGCTCGACTCGGTGACCTCCACGGTGCGCCGGGCCCGCGACCTCGCCCTCCAGGGCGCCAACGCCTCGGCGTCCGGCCAGGTCGCGCGCGACGCGCTCGCCACCGAGGTCGAGGGACTCCGCAAGGAGCTGCTCTCGCGCGCCAACACGACGTACCTGGACAGCCCGGTGTTCGGCGGCGTCACCGCCGGGCGCACGGCGTACGACGCGAGCGGCAACTACGTCGGGACCGTCGGCGACGTCAACCGCCGGGTCGCCGAGGGAGTCGTCGTCAAGGTCGACCTCGACGGCCCCGCGGTCTTCGGCGACGGCGCCACCTCGGTCTTCGCCGAGCTCGACGCCCTCGCCACGGCACTGCGCACCGGGGACAAGACGGGCATCAGCAACGCCATCACGACGCTCAACACGCGGATCGAGACCATCACCGCCGGCCGGACCGCGGCCGGCACCCGCTACCAGCGGCTCGAGCAGGCCGACCAGGCCGCGGGCGACGCCAAGATCTCGCTCGACAAGCAGCTCAGCATGGTCGAGAACGCCGACCTGGCCGAGACCACCGTCGCGCTCAAGCTCCAGGAGGTCGCCTACCAGGCCGCCCTCGGGGCGACCTCGCGCGTGCTGCAGCCCAGCCTCATCGACTTCCTGCGATGA
- a CDS encoding methyl-accepting chemotaxis protein — MTEILDAPVNGTGPAKRTTKAAAPAAASADYTLYDAMEAGAFVVDPDYRIRFVNSTARRELAAGGPDIPQVDPDTLVGMSFEAIYTHEELGAAVTATAARLPLSDRVTGENSIHDVLLSAIHDASGTYLGALVTFENVTEKVQAEREMAVATSMMENSPTNMMFADRDFIIRYMNPASLETLRGLEEHLPVRADEIVGSSLDVFHKNPAYQRGLLATADHLPRRADIKVGPETLDLLVSAIRDTSGEYVGAMATWDVITDRLRTERERAESAADTSAVNKILATLGSAQDVEAAVQSTLDTVRGEFGWAYGSYWKVDPADRLLKFDRESGDAGPEFRRVTLQASFAEGTGLSGRAWAQRDLYFTRDIGEMTDCVRAPVAQQVGVKSGVCFPIMVAGEVVGTMDFFATETLDPSPQRLESLRNVGRLVSQAVSRIERETRERAEAAELAGKVEQMLDVVSAAAGGDLTRTLDIEGDDAVGRVAEGLRTLLGTLRTSMGNIGGTAESLAAAADQLTSLSEGMGEGATTTSDRAASASSASVQVSASIQTVATAAEEMTASIREIAKNATEAATVATDAVTVASEAQGTVASLGESSAEIGQVIKVITSIAQQTNLLALNATIEAARAGDAGKGFAVVANEVKELAKETARATEEIGQKIEAIQSDTQGAVSAISRIADVIARINEIQSTIASAVEEQTATTNEIARSVTEAAAGANGIAEDVTQVATAAAHTREGAEQTLTSATELTGMAGELREMVGRFTL; from the coding sequence GTGACCGAGATCCTGGACGCGCCGGTGAACGGCACCGGTCCCGCCAAGAGGACGACCAAGGCCGCGGCTCCGGCCGCGGCGTCCGCTGACTACACGCTGTACGACGCCATGGAGGCCGGCGCGTTCGTCGTCGACCCCGACTACCGGATCCGGTTCGTCAACAGCACCGCGCGGCGCGAGCTCGCCGCGGGCGGCCCGGACATCCCGCAGGTCGACCCGGACACCCTGGTCGGCATGTCGTTCGAGGCGATCTACACCCACGAGGAGCTGGGCGCCGCGGTGACCGCGACCGCGGCCCGGCTGCCGTTGAGCGACCGGGTCACGGGCGAGAACTCGATCCACGACGTGCTGCTCAGCGCGATCCACGACGCGTCTGGCACGTACCTCGGCGCGCTCGTCACGTTCGAGAACGTGACCGAGAAGGTCCAGGCCGAGCGCGAGATGGCGGTCGCCACCTCGATGATGGAGAACTCGCCGACGAACATGATGTTCGCCGACCGCGACTTCATCATCCGCTACATGAACCCGGCCTCCCTGGAGACCCTGCGCGGGCTCGAGGAGCACCTGCCGGTCCGTGCGGACGAGATCGTCGGCTCCAGCCTCGACGTCTTCCACAAGAACCCCGCCTACCAGCGCGGTCTGCTCGCGACCGCCGACCACCTGCCGCGGCGCGCGGACATCAAGGTCGGCCCCGAGACCCTGGACCTGCTGGTCTCCGCGATCCGCGACACCTCCGGCGAGTACGTCGGCGCGATGGCCACCTGGGACGTGATCACCGACCGGCTGCGCACCGAGCGCGAGCGTGCGGAGTCGGCGGCCGACACCTCGGCGGTCAACAAGATCCTCGCCACGCTGGGCTCCGCGCAGGACGTCGAGGCCGCCGTGCAGAGCACCCTCGACACGGTCCGCGGCGAGTTCGGCTGGGCCTACGGCTCGTACTGGAAGGTCGACCCGGCCGACCGGCTGCTCAAGTTCGACCGCGAGTCGGGCGACGCGGGCCCGGAGTTCCGCAGGGTCACGCTGCAGGCCTCGTTCGCCGAGGGCACGGGCCTCTCCGGCCGGGCCTGGGCCCAGCGCGACCTCTACTTCACCCGCGACATCGGCGAGATGACCGACTGCGTGCGGGCTCCCGTCGCCCAGCAGGTCGGCGTGAAGTCGGGCGTCTGCTTCCCGATCATGGTCGCCGGCGAGGTCGTCGGCACGATGGACTTCTTCGCCACCGAGACCCTCGACCCCAGCCCGCAGCGCCTCGAGTCGCTGCGCAACGTCGGGCGCCTCGTGTCCCAGGCGGTCAGCCGGATCGAGCGCGAGACCCGGGAGCGGGCCGAGGCGGCCGAGCTGGCGGGCAAGGTCGAGCAGATGCTCGACGTCGTCTCGGCCGCGGCCGGCGGCGACCTGACCCGCACCCTCGACATCGAGGGCGACGACGCGGTCGGCCGGGTCGCCGAGGGCCTGCGCACGCTGCTCGGCACGCTGCGCACCAGCATGGGCAATATCGGCGGTACGGCGGAGTCCCTGGCCGCCGCGGCCGACCAGCTCACCTCGCTCTCCGAGGGCATGGGCGAGGGCGCGACCACGACCTCCGACCGGGCGGCGTCCGCGTCGAGCGCGTCGGTCCAGGTCTCGGCGTCCATCCAGACCGTGGCCACCGCGGCCGAGGAGATGACCGCCTCGATCCGCGAGATCGCCAAGAACGCCACGGAGGCGGCCACCGTCGCCACCGACGCGGTGACCGTCGCCTCCGAGGCGCAGGGCACCGTCGCCTCGCTGGGGGAGTCGAGCGCCGAGATCGGCCAGGTCATCAAGGTGATCACCTCGATCGCCCAGCAGACCAACCTCCTCGCCCTCAACGCGACCATCGAGGCCGCCCGGGCCGGCGACGCCGGCAAGGGCTTCGCGGTCGTCGCGAACGAGGTCAAGGAGCTGGCCAAGGAGACGGCCCGCGCCACCGAGGAGATCGGCCAGAAGATCGAGGCCATCCAGAGCGACACCCAGGGCGCCGTCTCGGCGATCAGCCGGATCGCCGACGTGATCGCGCGGATCAACGAGATCCAGTCGACGATCGCCTCCGCGGTGGAGGAGCAGACCGCCACCACCAACGAGATCGCGCGCTCGGTGACCGAGGCCGCGGCCGGCGCCAACGGCATCGCCGAGGACGTCACCCAGGTCGCCACCGCCGCCGCCCACACCCGCGAGGGTGCGGAGCAGACGCTGACCTCCGCCACCGAGCTGACCGGCATGGCCGGCGAGCTGCGCGAGATGGTCGGCCGCTTCACCCTCTGA
- a CDS encoding chemotaxis protein CheW, with protein MSTEQLCTFWVSDLLFGVAVEEVQEVIRHQPMTPVPRADEAVRGLINLRGQIVTAVDLRVRLGLPPRDAERLPMNVIVRSRGEVVSLLVDDIGDVIDTAGVDPQPAPSNLPREVQDVVRGVRPLPDSILLVLDADRAVDVNAAPDNPGGNP; from the coding sequence ATGAGCACCGAGCAGCTCTGCACGTTCTGGGTCTCCGACCTGCTCTTCGGGGTGGCGGTCGAAGAGGTGCAGGAGGTCATCCGGCACCAGCCGATGACGCCTGTGCCGCGCGCGGACGAGGCCGTCCGCGGGCTGATCAACCTGCGCGGCCAGATCGTCACGGCGGTCGACCTGCGCGTCCGGCTCGGTCTCCCCCCACGGGATGCCGAGCGCCTACCGATGAACGTGATCGTCCGCAGTCGCGGCGAGGTGGTCAGCCTCCTCGTCGACGACATCGGCGACGTCATCGACACCGCCGGCGTGGATCCCCAGCCGGCGCCCTCGAACCTGCCGCGAGAGGTGCAGGACGTCGTGCGCGGGGTGCGCCCCCTGCCCGACTCCATCCTGCTCGTCCTCGACGCAGACCGCGCGGTCGACGTGAACGCCGCGCCCGACAACCCCGGAGGAAACCCGTGA
- a CDS encoding sigma-70 family RNA polymerase sigma factor: protein MNETDELITTHMPLVGHIVRETMGRVPSHVSRDDLTSAGLTALVLAAKAYDESRGVPFDRYAATRIRGALLDELRSVDWASRSVRRRARDLAETRSRLASVLGHTPTVAEVARAAGLSEDEVAANDDDVSRAQVLSLQGSSATPIEELVATRAPSPEELIEHAERLTYLREAIEELPERLRVVVQDYFFSERPMADIAADLGVTDSRISQMRAEALTLLRDALNHALEPSLVKQNGKSGGVAQRRRESYFAAVAARHAQGAHGGVVVPLDAVG, encoded by the coding sequence GTGAACGAGACGGACGAGCTGATCACGACCCACATGCCTCTGGTCGGCCACATCGTGCGGGAGACGATGGGCCGGGTGCCGTCGCACGTCAGCCGGGACGACCTGACCTCCGCCGGACTGACCGCGCTCGTGCTCGCCGCCAAGGCGTACGACGAGTCCCGCGGTGTCCCGTTCGACCGCTACGCCGCGACCCGCATCCGCGGCGCGCTGCTCGACGAGCTGCGCTCGGTCGACTGGGCCTCGCGCTCGGTCCGCCGCCGGGCCCGCGACCTCGCCGAGACCCGCAGCCGGCTCGCCAGCGTGCTCGGCCACACCCCGACCGTCGCCGAGGTCGCCCGCGCGGCCGGCCTCAGCGAGGACGAGGTCGCCGCCAACGACGACGACGTCTCGCGCGCCCAGGTGCTCTCCCTGCAGGGATCGAGCGCCACCCCCATCGAGGAGCTCGTCGCCACCCGCGCGCCCTCCCCCGAGGAGCTCATCGAGCACGCCGAGCGGCTCACCTACCTGCGCGAGGCGATCGAGGAGCTGCCGGAGCGGCTGCGCGTCGTCGTGCAGGACTACTTCTTCTCCGAGCGGCCGATGGCCGACATCGCCGCCGACCTCGGCGTCACCGACTCGCGGATCTCGCAGATGCGGGCCGAGGCACTCACCCTGCTGCGCGACGCGCTCAACCACGCGCTCGAGCCGTCGCTGGTCAAGCAGAACGGCAAGAGCGGGGGCGTCGCCCAGCGCCGGCGCGAGTCCTACTTCGCCGCCGTGGCCGCACGGCACGCGCAGGGCGCGCACGGCGGGGTCGTCGTACCGCTCGACGCGGTCGGCTGA